TGACGGGCATCATCGGCGCGCTGATCGTCACGCCCATGATGAACGCCCTGCGCATTCGCAACTACGCCGCGCGCGGCTTCGCCGTGGGTCTCGCCTCGCATGGCATCGGCACGGCGCGCGCCTTTACCGTCGATTCCCTGGCCGGAGCCTTCGCCGGTATCGCCATGGGGCTGAACGCGCTGACCACCTCGATCATCCTGCCGCCGCTGGTCGGACTGCTGATGCGTTGACGCCCTTGGGCCGGAACCTAGTTCAACCGCCCCTGGCGGCAGCGCTCATAGGCTCGATCTGCGGCGCGCTCGGCCGTCTGTCGCGTCATCAGGCGGGACGACAGGCTGCCGCGATCGTCCGAATAATCTTCCAGAGCGTTGTAATAGGTCTGACGCGCATAATTGTCGCAGCGCGACACGGGGGCGTCGTCGGGGGCGACAATTTCGCCGCGAAAGGCCGTCGCACCGCCGGCGACGGTGCATCCCGACAGCAGCAGGACCGCTATTGAAAGAGTGGTTACGGTGCGCATGGCGGTTCCTTCTCTTATCCTGTCCTGGCCGCCTGGGCGGCGTCGATTGGCTGGCGCAAGGTTTAAGTCGGAAAATGGTCGATCCGAAGGACAAGGCGAGAGGACAGATGACCATTTCCGGCCACAACGAAACGCTGGTGACGACCCGTTTCCGGACACACGGCTATGCTGGCGCGTTGCTGTTCACCTTTTGCCCGCCGATCTTCCTGTATGAGACGTATCAGATCTTCTATACGACTGCGATGGAAGACAATCCGCTGATCGGGCTTTTCGCAGCCGCCGCGCTCATCCTGTCCTTCGCCAGCGTGCCGCTGATGCTGATCGGTCGCCGGCAGCGCTATGTCCTCGTTTCCGTCCCTGGCCCTGCAACCGGCGACGCCATCTGATACGAGGGGGGGGGGGTGCCGCAACCGACGCCGCGCCCTATCCTCACTTCGCATGACGATCGAACGAAGGGGAAAGACATGCGCGCCCTGATCACGGCGGGCCTCTCCGCATTCGCTATCCTGGCCTCCGGCGCGCTGGCAGACGAGCCAGCCGCGATGGCGCCGGTCGGCGCCTGGACGGTCGAGACGATTGGCGATGCCGGCGTGCTGGACCAGACGGAACCGTCGCTCATCATCCAGGCGGACGGCCGCGTCAATGGCTCCAGTGGCTGCAACCGCTATAGCGGAACGGCCACGCTGGCCGATGACGAGATGGGTTTCGGAGCGCTCGCCACCACACGCATGGCCTGCGCCGGCGCCGTGATGGAGCAGGAACGCGCCTTCCTGTCGGCACTGGAAAGCGTTACCGGCTGGCGCGAGGCGGCCGATGGCCGTCTCGTCCTTCTGGGTGCCGATGGCAAGAGCCTGATGGTGCTGGTGCGCGGCACGAACGCCTGAGCGCCGCTCAGGCGAGATACTGGCCGCCATTCACCGTCACGGTGGAGCCGGTAACGAAGCCGGCTTCCTCGTCCACCAGAAACAGCACGGTGCGGGCGATCTCGTCCGCCTGCCCCAGCCTGCCGACAGGGATCTGCGGCAGGATATGCTTCTGCATGACATCGTCCGAGATCGTCGCCATCATGTCGGTGTCGATATAGCCGGGGCAGATGGCGTTGACCGTAATGCCCTTGCGGGCGCCCTCCTGGGCGAGCGCCTTGGTGAAGCCGATATCCCCGGCCTTGGCGGCCGAGTAGTTCACCTGGCCCATCTGGCCCTTCTGCCCGTTGATCGACGAAATGTTGACGATGCGGCCGAACGCGCGCTCGCGCATTCCCTCCCAGACAAGGCGGCTCATGTTGAACAGGCCCGTCAGGTTGGTGGCCACGACCTCGTTCCATTGCTGCGGCGTCATCTTGTGGAACATCGCGTCCCGCGTGATGCCGGCATTGTTGACGAGGATATCCGGTGGGCCCAACGCCTCCGTGACCGCGGCGACGCCGCGTCCGCAGGAGTCATAGTCGGATACGTCCCACCGGAAGGTGGCGATCCCCGTATCCGCCGTGAAGCGTTCCGCGACCGCCTCGTTGCCACAGTAATTGGCGGCGACCTTGTAGCCCGCCGCCGAAAGCGCCCTGGCGATGGCCGCGCCGATCCCGCGCGTGCCACCGGTTACGATTGCCGTCCTCTGCATGCGCATCTCCTCCCACTCGACGCCGCCGGCCTTGCTGCCAGGCGATTCTTTTTCTCACATGGCTTCGAAACACATGGCGATGCCCATGCCGCCCCCGATGCAGAGGGTGGCCAGGCCCTTTTGCGCGCCCCGCCGCCGCATTTCGAACAGCAGCGTGTTGGCGATCCGCGCGCCGGAAGCGCCCACCGGATGCCCAATGGCGATAGCGCCTCCGTTCACGTTGACGATGTCCGGGTTCCAGCCGAGATCCTTGTTGACCGCGCAGGCTTGCGCCGCGAAGGCCTCGTTGGCCTCGATGAGGTCGAGATCCTCGATCGACCAGCCGGCCTTTTCCAGTGCCCTGCGGGATGCCGGGATCGGGCCGGACCCCATCAGCGCCGGGTCCACGCCGGCCGTCGCCCAGGACACGATGCGCGCCATGGGCGACAATCCGCGGCGGGAAGCCTCGTCCTCGGACATCAGCACCAGGGCGGCCGCACCGTCATTGATGCCGGAGGCGTTGGCCGCCGTGACCGAGCCTTCCTTGTCAAAGGCCGGCCGCAGCTTCTGCACCTTGTCCAGCGTCGTGCCGGGCTTGATGTACTCGTCCTGGTCGACGACGGTGTCGCCCTTGCGGCCCGCCACCGTGAAGGGCACGATCTCGTCGCGGAAGCGGCCCTCCCCTTGCGCCTTCTCGGCCTTGTTCTGCGAGGCCACGGCAAAGCCGTCCTGCTCGTCGCGCGTGATCTGCCACTGGCGGGCGACGTTCTCGGCCGTGATACCCATGTGATAGCCGTGGAAGGCGTCGATAAGGCCGTCCTTCAGCATCGTATCGACGAGCTTCAGGTCACCCATCTTCTGGCCGCCGCGCAGATGCGCCGCGTGCGGCGCCATGGACATCGATTCCTGCCCTCCGGCCACGATGATGCGGGCATCGCCCAGGGCGATCTGCTGCATCCCCAGCGCCACGGCGCGCAGGCCGGAGCCGCAAAGCTGGTTCAGCGCCCAGGCGGTGGTTTCCTTCGGGCATCCGGCCTTCATCGCCGCCTGCCGGGCCGGGTTCTGCCCTTCGCCCGCCTGCAGGATCTGACCCAGGATCACCTCGTCCACCTCGGCGGCGTCGACGCCGGCGCGCGCGAGCGCGCCACCGATCGCGGCGGCGCCCAGTTCATGCGCCGGTACATTGGCGAAGGCGCCGTTGAACGCGCCGACCGGCGTGCGGGCGGCGCCCACGATGACGATGGATTGAGCGGCACTCATGATGAAATTTCCTCCTTGGAGGCAGGTCGAGCCTGCCCTTCCCGCCCATCAAAGCCCGGACGCAGGTCTTTGTGAAGGGACGGTACGGTACAAAAGAGCATCCTCACATGACAAAGGTTTGGATTGCCGCGCTATGACCGGTATGTTCTTTTAGGCAGTGCAGCATTCGCCCGCAGAGGCGAAGCGGCATCGCGGAGGCGCAATGCTCGGGAGAGAAACTATGGCTCGCAGGAACGAAACGACGGTCATCAAGAAATACGCAAACAGGCGCCTCTACAACACCGGCACCAGCATGTACGTGACGCTGGAAAACCTCGCCGCGATGGTAAAGGGCAACGAGGACTTCGTCGTCCAGGACGCCAAGACCGGCGAAGACATCACCCATTCGGTGCTGACGCAGATCATCTTCGAGCAGGAAAACAAGAACGGCCAGAACCTGATGCCGATCACCTTCCTGCGCCAGCTCATACGCTTCTACGGCGATCAGATGCAGATGGTGATCCCGGCCTATCTGGAACAGTCGATGACGGCCTTCTCGCACGAGCAGGAGCGGTTTCGGACCAACCCGGCGGAGGCGGTCGCGCAGACGACCCGGCTGATCGAGGATCAGGTGCGCCGCAACACGGAACTGTTCCGTCAGGCGATGAGCGTCTTCAACCCCTTCATCGCGAACGCCATGACCGAGGGGCAGCCGGCGCAGAACGGAACGGCCAACACTGCAGCGAAGGCCGGTGGCGGAGCCTCCCCCGCGGAAGACCTGGCAGCCATGCGGCAGGAGCTTGCCGAGATGCAGAAGCGTATCGAGGCCCTCGACTCCCGCAAAAGCTGATACGCGCCTTGCCGCAACGCAAGAAGGCCGGTGCATGCACCGGCCTTCCCGTCGGATAGAACCATTCGGGCCGAGCAACGGCCCTTGCGGTGAAACTTTAGTCCTGCGCCTTCAGAACCTGGCGGCCGCGATAGACGCCCGTCTTCAGGTCGATGTGGTGCGGACGGCGCAGCTCGCCCGAGTTCTTGTCCGTCACGTAGGTCGGCGCGCTCAGCGCATCGGCCGAGCGGCGCATGCCGCGCTTGGAGGGCGTCGTCTTTCTTTTGGGTACGGCCATGTCGTGCTCCGTCGCGATGACGGCTCGGGCCCCATCGCTTGTCTATACTGTTGTTGCCATGGCGTCGGGCTCGATCGGCTCCGCCACCGTCCACGCTGCAGCCGACCGTGGATCGCCCTTGAGCAATCCCACGTGTTCACCTGCATCGGGGAAATCGTGACCGCCCAATACCAAAAGCGGCAGCGAAAGAAAAGTCCCCCCGCCGGCTTCGCACCGTCAGCGGCCGAGTTCCAGGCACTGCGTGTACTCTGCCGATGCCCGGGCTCGTGCCTGGATGCGATCCGCCATACGCGCCAGCGCCGCACTGGGTCGTGCCGGATCGCGTGACAGCGGCGACGGCAGCGTCACGGCCAGCAGCGCCGCCTGCCGGCTGGACAGTTCGGATGCAGGGCGGTTGTAATAATAGCGCGACGCGGCCTCGATGCCGTAGACGCCGGGTCCCCATTCGGCGACGTTGAGGTAGATCTCCATCATCCGGCGCTTGGTCCACAGCGTGTCCGCATACATGGCCAGGGGCAACTCCAGCCCCTTGCGCACGTAGGAACGGCCGTTCCACAGGAACAGGTTCTTCACCGTCTGCATCGGTATGGTAGAGGCGCCCCGGCTGGGTCCATCGCCGCTGAAGGCCCCATCCATCACCCCTGCGAACTCGGCCCAGTCGACGCCTCCATGGGCGCAGAACTGGCCGTCTTCCGACATCATCACCGAGCGAACGAGCACCGGGGCGATATCCTCGAGCGGCACCCACTGCCGGTCATAGGGCTGAAAGGCGAAATGCTCCAGGAGCATCAGGGTCGATACGGGGCGCGAGGACGGCATCGCGTAGATGGGAACCAGCACCAGCGGCAACGCCACGACGGCCAGGATCAGCAGCAGTGCGAATCGCTTCAGCCGCCCGCCGAACGTTCGCTTGCGCACCTGCCGTTTCCTTTCCGGTTCAGCCTCGAGATTCAGTTCGCTCATGTCCACACATCGCCTGCCGGGCCGGCGCCGCAGCGTAAAGGCCTTGCCCGCCGACGGCCAGTCCGGCACACGGGGAGTTCCCGCACAAGCATGGTCAGGAACGCGCCTCGTGACAAGCTCCTATTCCCCGGCATTCTCCGACAGGCTCACCGCGTCCGCCGCGGCGATGGAGACGACGCTTGCCGACGCCCTGTCGGCATCCGCGCCGCTTCTGGCGGACATGCCGGCCCGGCTTGCCGAAGCGATGCGCTACGGCTCACTGGGCGGCGGCAAGCGGCTTCGCCCCTTCCTGACCCTCGAATCGGCCGCCCTTTTCGGCGTTCCGCCGGCAGGCGCGGCGCAGGTTGCCGCCGCGCTCGAATGCATCCACTGCTATTCGCTCATCCATGACGACCTGCCCGCCATGGATGACGATGATGTGAGGCGCGGCCGACCGACCGTGCATAAGGCCTTCGACGAGGCAACGGCCATCCTTGCGGGCGACAGCCTGCTGACGCTTGCCTTCGGGCTCGTCGCGCGGGCGGAAGACCTTTCCCCCGCGGCGCGGCTGGCCCTCGTTTCGCTGTTGTCGCGCGATGCCGGGGCGGCCGGCATGGCCGGCGGCCAGA
This genomic window from Aureimonas sp. OT7 contains:
- the phbB gene encoding acetoacetyl-CoA reductase — its product is MQRTAIVTGGTRGIGAAIARALSAAGYKVAANYCGNEAVAERFTADTGIATFRWDVSDYDSCGRGVAAVTEALGPPDILVNNAGITRDAMFHKMTPQQWNEVVATNLTGLFNMSRLVWEGMRERAFGRIVNISSINGQKGQMGQVNYSAAKAGDIGFTKALAQEGARKGITVNAICPGYIDTDMMATISDDVMQKHILPQIPVGRLGQADEIARTVLFLVDEEAGFVTGSTVTVNGGQYLA
- the phaR gene encoding polyhydroxyalkanoate synthesis repressor PhaR, producing the protein MARRNETTVIKKYANRRLYNTGTSMYVTLENLAAMVKGNEDFVVQDAKTGEDITHSVLTQIIFEQENKNGQNLMPITFLRQLIRFYGDQMQMVIPAYLEQSMTAFSHEQERFRTNPAEAVAQTTRLIEDQVRRNTELFRQAMSVFNPFIANAMTEGQPAQNGTANTAAKAGGGASPAEDLAAMRQELAEMQKRIEALDSRKS
- a CDS encoding polyprenyl synthetase family protein, whose amino-acid sequence is METTLADALSASAPLLADMPARLAEAMRYGSLGGGKRLRPFLTLESAALFGVPPAGAAQVAAALECIHCYSLIHDDLPAMDDDDVRRGRPTVHKAFDEATAILAGDSLLTLAFGLVARAEDLSPAARLALVSLLSRDAGAAGMAGGQMLDLMAETDTLDEASISRMQAMKTGALIAFACEAGAVLMDASPADRARLRRFGEVVGLAFQLADDLLDETADAATLGKAAGKDRDRGKKTLPALHGLQWTRDRLSSLVSEAEELLSPFGKAGATLCETARFIAGRDR
- a CDS encoding acetyl-CoA C-acetyltransferase, with product MSAAQSIVIVGAARTPVGAFNGAFANVPAHELGAAAIGGALARAGVDAAEVDEVILGQILQAGEGQNPARQAAMKAGCPKETTAWALNQLCGSGLRAVALGMQQIALGDARIIVAGGQESMSMAPHAAHLRGGQKMGDLKLVDTMLKDGLIDAFHGYHMGITAENVARQWQITRDEQDGFAVASQNKAEKAQGEGRFRDEIVPFTVAGRKGDTVVDQDEYIKPGTTLDKVQKLRPAFDKEGSVTAANASGINDGAAALVLMSEDEASRRGLSPMARIVSWATAGVDPALMGSGPIPASRRALEKAGWSIEDLDLIEANEAFAAQACAVNKDLGWNPDIVNVNGGAIAIGHPVGASGARIANTLLFEMRRRGAQKGLATLCIGGGMGIAMCFEAM
- the mtgA gene encoding monofunctional biosynthetic peptidoglycan transglycosylase, coding for MSELNLEAEPERKRQVRKRTFGGRLKRFALLLILAVVALPLVLVPIYAMPSSRPVSTLMLLEHFAFQPYDRQWVPLEDIAPVLVRSVMMSEDGQFCAHGGVDWAEFAGVMDGAFSGDGPSRGASTIPMQTVKNLFLWNGRSYVRKGLELPLAMYADTLWTKRRMMEIYLNVAEWGPGVYGIEAASRYYYNRPASELSSRQAALLAVTLPSPLSRDPARPSAALARMADRIQARARASAEYTQCLELGR
- the rpmF gene encoding 50S ribosomal protein L32, with product MAVPKRKTTPSKRGMRRSADALSAPTYVTDKNSGELRRPHHIDLKTGVYRGRQVLKAQD
- a CDS encoding META domain-containing protein; protein product: MRALITAGLSAFAILASGALADEPAAMAPVGAWTVETIGDAGVLDQTEPSLIIQADGRVNGSSGCNRYSGTATLADDEMGFGALATTRMACAGAVMEQERAFLSALESVTGWREAADGRLVLLGADGKSLMVLVRGTNA